The Rhodamnia argentea isolate NSW1041297 chromosome 7, ASM2092103v1, whole genome shotgun sequence genome contains the following window.
TACAAGCTAGTAAGTACGCTATTCTATGCATAGAAAACTGATACCAGAGTTATACATAACTCTGGTATCAGTTAAGATGTAAACATATACAGGTGAAATCAGTTAAGATGTAAACATATACTGACCATGCATTCCATTTCCCCAACAGAGAATAAACCATCCTTGGTCACTTCTGCGCATTAAGAAAAGGAAGTTGTTGGtttctagatattatcatgtcatcaaataaatgattttttgctATATTTAGTAGGATATCATGACATTGCATAAGACTTGCCATTGCGCTTCACTCCCAAGTGTTTCAGTAAGGCTGATTCAATTTCACGTGAGCCACGAATCATGCAAGGGGTCGTGCCACAGACCAACAGGTGGTACTTGCCCACCTACAACACTGTAAAATAAGAAGATGTATTGACGAGTTGTGATCTCAAGGGCACAAATGGATTTTGCTTCTCACCTTTGTCCGGTTGAACATCGAATAAAAGGTTGCAACTTCATACACACGGATAGGAGCAACTTCTATGACCTTAGCAACCTGAACCAATGAAACATATTCATAAGAAACTTATTCTGACTAGTATAACTTCCATAGGCACACAATCAAACAAAAATCATGTTTCTCCATGACCATTAAAGCATTAAATCTGTATGATTAGACATGGACAAGACAGTCAAGTAACTGCATAACAAGAGAGAGACTTGGCAGCTAAAGTTTGTATatgctgaaccaaacaccaGGGCACATATAATTTGGGGGGTAAGAGAGCAAGGATGTGATAAGTCATCTAAGCACAATAAAGAACATATGCAAGCTTTAGGAAATAAGCAGGGACTGGTAGGATCTTCTGACCCTCTCCCGCAAGTGACTTGAGCACTGGTGTGAATGCaagcatttttttcttcttgttttcttatATTGGCAGCAACAAGTTGGGTacttgtttggtaatttttactGGAAACACAAAAGTACCCCATGAATACTGGATAAAGAGGAGTTATGCCTTTTCTCAGTGCAGTAGTAAACTCTTTCCACTGGGTATATAGGCAAAATTGTTGCTTCATGTTATGGATGGCATTAACAAATGTGGTGTTCAACTATTCATACTCAAGAAGATGCTTCCAGCAAGAACTTTTGGCATCCTAGACATCGAATACCTTTCCACATGACAGCTAAAAGCATAAAAGCAGTTCCTTTCTCCccagaaaaaaatttcctttaaGTACTTCTCTTGACTAAATCAAACAATAAATGTAGTATGCTACAGCATGAATGTCAAATAAGCAATAGCACAAAACAGATCAGTTCAAAAATTTTACAACCTAATCTTTGGCCAACGAGATCGAGGTGCAAAGGCCACATcacaaaaatgaaatgagaaCTGGAAAGATCAACGAATACAAGGAAAAACAAAGGGGGAAATCGTAGTTACTTCAACTGATGAGCACATGTTAGTATAAGATAAAACTTCCTCAATAGTTAGTACATCTGTGCCAGCAGCTAAGACTTCAAAACATATACACAGGATTGTTAAACAAGCCAGCACGGCTCTTCCTTTTGCAACTGATAGGCATTCTTTTGCGGATCCTTGCCAGCTTAAAAGCATCCTGACATATCATGGGTTGAACTGTACTGACTATTGATAGTTGCAACTTGATTGTGTAGAGAACATGCATCTTCAAATTCTGGGTGAATGTATAATCTTCTTTACATGCTTCACCAATGTGTAAGCTTATCGATCGAGGACATCAAGGAAAGTGTCCTCGTCTAACATGTGAGGGTAGACAGTAAATTAGATAGTGGCTATGCAGAACTGCTATAAATCATCTAAACACCCATAGACCAGACAACAGGAGACATGGACCAAACAAAACACCACTGTAGCAACACACGCATAAAAGAAATGCCTAACAGACATTAAGATTTATGGATTTTACAGAAGCATATAGTCCTGACAATAATTGACATTCAAAAGATGCATATACACCATAAtcaacattttccaaaattgagtttgggaaattttttttaaacatttttaccaAGTCCATGTCATCAAAAGTGACTGGACTTGGAGGAGTTATGGACAACCTTTTGAAGAAATTATGAGCCCTTACTTTTATTTGAAGAACTTCGGAACTGTGTACCTTAGCTCCacggttaaaaaaataaaataaataaaaaacatagGTGAAAATACATAAGATGGCGTCCTATTATGCATCTGAGCACATGACCTTTGAGTTTGATAAGCAGAACCCAGAATTTTCAGtaaaataaagaacttgaaatttgatattttcttcCTGCGGTGTTTGCCTTTCAGCTCTTGTTCCAACTAGATAGTTTAATACAACATTCAATGCATTACAgtctaaaagaaaaagaaacatcatAGCCTGAATTCTATGATTCTTGATACTTGTATTACAAATCCATGTGTTTAACATACCatgatcacaaaaaaaaagaatctcacGATCATGTTACAAAAAAAGATACACGTGAGAAAGAAAGCTATGTGAGTAAAGACACATCTCAAGAACTCATCACTCTAGGGATATCAGCAGACACATACACATGACACAATGTCAAATATACTCTTACCTCTAGAAAGAGCAACTAAATTAACTCTCCTTTAGGTGAAATATCTTAAAAATACATGTATGTAGACATTTTTCGAATCAATGATAGCATACCGCATTCATTGCTGAAACTGGAAGCCACCCTCCATGCTGCTGTTGTGCAAGATCAAGCAGGGGGATAACAGCTGATTGCTTGTAATTAGATGGGTAGTGAGACAATATCTCCTTAACCTACAGATGCATGGGCGATATGGACTCCAATCAGCGAACAATCTAAGAAAATGAATATAAACATATATTTATGGCATCCCAATGGATCTCTACGAGTTACGAATCATTTACAGCCACTCAAGAAATAATTGTCAAGAAAAGAatgtcagaaaagaaaaaggctcaACATCCGTCAAGATTATGGGGTGAGCCAATCCAAATGGTACTTGAAGAAAGGGAATGCTATTGCTGGCAGCATTAACATCTCTAAGAAAATCTGCAATGGCACTTGCTTTGAAATGGAAGCCAGTGGAAAAGTACACTTTATTCTTCTTGTTGGGCCTAGATAATTATGCCCAACACCCTCGCCTCCCTAAATCTCAAATAGAAAGAGCTATGAACTACGTATGATGACGTAGACCTATAGGACTTGCATCAACGGAGAAGGTATATAGTGCAAAGCCCCTCCAATTACATTCATGCAGTTATACAAGGCCATCTTTTTTCTGGAATAATCAGTTAAAAACAGAAGCATCAGAAGAAGATTCAAGGGAGCAACTTTCACACTTGATGTTGTATACGATGGCTTTCCCGTAAAGAGGTAGCACAATGATGACTAGTATAAAGGACGCCAAATGCATTCTATTTGCCACAAAGtccgagaatcaccacttgtcCTATAAAAGCTTATTGCCAAAAGTTTGACATTTCTGAGCATAAATTAGGTCATATATGTCAAGCACATAGATCATAGAAGCTACAGGAAACAACGTATTCTAAATCTCTGATGTTACAAAAAGACAGCTAATTCTCCCTAAACAAGAAATTCCTCCCATTTCTTCAAATTAAACCCAAGTAATGAAGATTTAAACCGTCTTATCTAACAGCCCACTCACATACTCAAAAGACTCATAAATATAGCAAAGGAACAGGAACTTAAGTTGGGTCCACTTGCACAATAAATTCACAACGAAACAAGGAATTGATCGGCAATCAACAAACTGAAGGTAATTGGAGTTTTACCTTGTGTTTATTGGCATCCGAGAACTCCCACGGCAGGTCCGGATTGTTATCCGGCGAATCGATATGCTGCATCATGTGCCAAAACATTCCACTCATCAGCCACAGTCCAAACGCTCACTGAATTGactcaaaatggaaaaaaaaaaaaaaaaacctcaaaaacgTGTCGGATATCAACTCACGTAGTTCAAAGCAGTCGAAAACGACCGAGAGACCTGATGAAACCACGAAGACGAGAGATCGATCAGCGGCGGAATCGGAGGATTTCGTCGAGAAAAGAGGGAGGAGAAAAGGAGACAGGGAATCGGGAGGAGGAACCTGAGGAGATTGACGGAAAACCTGGCGGATCTCATGGAGGCGCTTCGTGGCCAGGCGAGCGAGCATTGTCGGAGGAGGGAGGCTTCGAGTCACTGCGCCGAGCGAAgacggagagagagggggggattGTTGCTCGACCTGAAGCAGCTGACGCTGAAAGCGTTAGAGGACCTCAACCGATgggagagggagaaagagagcgCAAACGGGCTTTGTCAATCGGGCTGGTTTCGGTTCAAGTCCGGCCCATCGGATCTCGAATAcgattcttttttccttacgGGTCGGGTTTTGTTTTGGTAATTACGTCCTCGAAATTCGGTACATGCAAACACGGACAGAGCgtcaagtttttttgtttttgtttttttgggtagggagctaaaaaaattcaatgattCATAAGCAAAATAtagacaaaaacaaataaaaaaatttcctcataGATTACATTTATCTTTTAACATTGTCCGAGAAGCGAAATTCATATTTAGTGAAGTTTCTTGGAGTAAGGAGGAAATTCTTATACCATTTTGTATCGAGTTACCCTAGATTTCTGTTTTTAATCTAATCTTTTGTTAACCAACAAAATTTGTTCCGAAATTTCGTTCCCACTACATAAAAAGATAGTAGGATAAggctgcaatttttctttttgtcaccTTAAGTGCAAATTTAGTCCCCGATGTAATTTCATCAAACGGGTGAATCAAGTCAAGGGgaaataatttaacaaaaattaactcATTTAATTTGTTTTGACCCATTTATATATAACATGCGAATTTAGCAACTCATATCCAATGCGAGATCTATTTTTAGCAGTTTTTCTCCTTAAAGTATTATATTTGAAGAATGGACAGTTCCAGGGACCCGCTTGTCAAGGGACGGGCGGTCAGGTTGTGGACAGGGCGTGAAGGTGGTGGTGAAAATATGGCACGGGCCATCCATAAATCATGAAACGAGTTACGACTTTGAGTTGGGTCTTGATCGGTTGCATTCAAATTTGAGACATTAATCTTAGTAGCTTGTTCGGCGGTTGTCACTATcgtgacgtttttttttttgttgcaaatgatgaatATCCCTAAAATTTATTGATGTACTTAACGTTCGAATTCGGATTGAGATATGAAAGGATAAGGCATGATTAGAAATCCTCCGAATATATTCTCCGGATAGTGAAAAATCTCACCATATATTTGGTGTAGCATAGGATAGTTGAAGATCTTTGAAACTTGTTCGTCGTATTTAGATGCTTCGGCCATAGTTACACAAGATTGAGCCAAAGATAAAACCGCAAACAAGATTTAGTAGACGTTGTTAGGGCATAAAAACCGTTTCCTCCGTTGATGACGGTAGACAAAAGGGATAAGGGAGGAATTTATAGTGCAGATGGAGAGGTTGCAAGGGACGATCTTGATGGGCTCGAGGAGGGTGGCCGGGTAGAGACGAAACCGGTGGAAGGGTTGCGCGTGATGTTGATGGAACCGAACTTGTTAAGTTTTTTTCAAATCCTTTTACCCAAATTGAGTTTATCTCGCTTTCTAGCCCGGATTTCTTATCCGGTATTTTATCCGGATCTATCCAGGTTTATCCGTTCCGGAAGATGTCGCTGAACACCGGATATAATAATTTGTTACCCTATTTGGATAGAAATCCGAACAACCAAATGCAACTTTTAAGTATAACTTGTGTAATCATAATGTTGACTAATTAAAAGCCCTGGACTCAAAGTCTCAACTATCACCCGATCACAAGTAAAATGAATTAAATGTAGTAGCGCTAGCCCTCGGAGGGACCCACCGAAGGTGGGTGAGGGCGAAGCCGCATATAGGTGGTGGGGGTGATAGTGAAACCCGCCTGTTGGGATTAAAGAGAAGGGATAAGCTCGAGAATAAGATGCGTGGAatcggagagggagagagagagagagagaagagtctAAGATGGTCTAGCGTAGAAGTAGAAGAACAAAGACGGGCTGCCTCGCAAGTTAATGAGCCCTATTTACTTAGTGGGTTGTAAATGAATTCACAACTTACCCATTTAAattcatttgtttgttttttggcttttcatttTGGAACCCATTATGGCTACTATCCCCCCCCAGGTCAAATTTGAGTCTGTTTATATAAGGCTCATTTCAATAAATTTGAGTTGATAAATGGATTTGAGACCCATTTTGACCGGCTCTCGGCAATGCGAAAAAATTTGTTTGCCGCAAAAAGTTTATTGCTTTGGCTTCGTCACATTTACCTCCAACGATTTTTTTGGGTCttatttggtacttaagtgatgatttatttttttggtaagagaAATAAATCTTTTGTTAAATCATAATAAACAACTTATTGGGATTGCGGAAGCAATGTGTTagtgacatgaaaaattataataGACAACTCGAAACGCACTCCTTATACCAATATACGGTACATAAAAATCTTTCGCTCACTATTACAATATATTTTCTCACACGACTTAAGATACTCAAACCTCACTAGCTCATACAGAGACGCACTCTCAACTTATTCGATTTATCTCTTCCTCACGCAGAGCAACCCTCTCTTCATGTTTACTTGGGCTGCGTTGCCTCTTCTCTCTAAAGTTCATCTTTGTTTTTGGTGACTTTTATTCTAAAACTCTCACTATTGGAGGCTTTCTTAAAGCTTACACCTTTACTCTCGACCTCTTTGACTATGTGTGGCTTTCCCCGAAGCTCACATTTATTATGACGATTCAACATGTGCACATATCTTCAAAATGagcttttgttgttttctttttaacgaAAAGTTAGACTTATCCAAGATGCAATCCAAGTTCAATATGGACTTTGTAATTTGGAGCCTACTTCTTTGCTCCAAATGGTGTTAAATCTCGAACACTCCCTCTTGAACACCTACTCCTTTTCTCCGAATATGGATCTAGTTACATTTGTTAAGTTTCATTTCTTGAGATCTTATGTTGTTACCCTTTATCTTCGTAGTCATCCTCGTCGTGATATCAATGAGCTCTCCTTGGCTTAGTGCTCCTGGTATGATCATTGGCCGTTGGCTCTAACATTAGCTAACTTAATGATCCATGACAATCTGGCTCTTGTACTTCGGTCCTTGGCCACTtgagctctaataccaattgtagAGTGCACAATCTTATTTTGATGCCAATTGTAGGGTATTTAGAGACACGACTattgtcgaatatctaaattcgattctatcaacgatgcaagaaagtagtGAAAATTCGCACAACataagaatttacgtggttcagcAGGAGAGAtattccgcctacctacgtctatggggagatgagatccgtttcactaataacgtagaaaattGTACAAgcactctttctcacaccctctcacTCTTTAGAGACCTATTTTGTCCTAAATATCTATAGCGAAACCCTAATGGcataaattacaaaattgcccacatagtctaaaatatttaactttcccATATAAATCATTCTATGGCTGAACATAAAACGCCTTTGGCATCGACTAGGGTAGGCCAATGTGGCCGCGGCCTAAGCCGTGTCATCTTTGCAACCGTGAtaataaattttcttcaaaGTTGGTTGTAACTAAGGCAACAACCGCATAATAGTACCGACACGCGACTCGACGCGACAAGTCGAtacgtcatttcttaaaaaatagataCTTACAACATATTGTATATTGAATGTATATttatatgattatttcaatcaaattaatttgattcaaattcacaaataaataaaataattaaaaaaaacctaGAATTGGTCCCACATCTCgtggtgggagagagagacaaaagcaaaatgaCTTGAGAAGACGCTAACTAAAGCATAATATTCGAAGATTCACGAGTCCCACTTTGgtggtgaaagagagagagacaaacatAAAGTCTCTTTAAGAAGCCGATAACGAGACATGGAGGCC
Protein-coding sequences here:
- the LOC115752071 gene encoding NADH dehydrogenase [ubiquinone] flavoprotein 2, mitochondrial; this translates as MLARLATKRLHEIRQVFRQSPQVSRSFSTALNYHIDSPDNNPDLPWEFSDANKHKVKEILSHYPSNYKQSAVIPLLDLAQQQHGGWLPVSAMNAVAKVIEVAPIRVYEVATFYSMFNRTKVGKYHLLVCGTTPCMIRGSREIESALLKHLGVKRNEVTKDGLFSVGEMECMGCCVNAPMITVADYSSGSEGYTYNYYEDITPERVVEIVEKLRRGEKLPPGTQNPKRIKCGPEGGNTTLLSEPKPPPCRDLDAC